The sequence CTTCGGTCCATTCCTTCCATAGGTTCTCCACAACTAGGATCAGGAATCAATTCTCCTAATGTACTGCGATCTTCTTCTCCTCTTGCATGTGCATCTAATGATGCACATGGTGCACTTTGAGCTACTAGATCTTCTAAATCTTGGGGTTCAATTCCCATTGCATGAGCAAGTTCCAAGCGGTTTGGTTGGCGACCAAATCGATGAGACAGTTCTCTGGAGATGCGTCGCATCTTAGAAAGCTTCTCACTGATATGAATAGGCAGTCGAATAGTACGTGCACTATTGTCAATAGCGCGTGTCATGCCTTGACGGATCCACCAATAAGCATATGTAGAAAATTTATATCCCATTGCAGGGTCAAACTTGTCCACAGCTCTTTCAAGCCCAATAGCACCTTCCTGAACAAGATCTAATAGCTCTAAACCTTGATTTTGATATTTCTTTGCCACGCTTACTACTAAGCGAAGATTAGCAGCCATCATTCGATCTCTAGCTCGTTTCCCCATACGAATTTGATGCCGTTGACGTGGATTTTGTTCTTCTAGGGGTACTTCCAATAATTTTTTCATTTTCTGAACGTGGTGAGCGAGTTCTATTTCTTCAGCTGGTGTGAGCAGTGGAACTCTTCCGATGCTGCTTAGATAAAAACCAATCGCATCAGTCCCTAGTCGGCCACCAGTTCGTTGGTGATTACGAGAGCCGTTCCCTCGTCGATTACTTTTTTCTCCACGCTGTTTCTTTGTTGATGGCAACACAGCTTCTGGTGATTGTGCACTAGAAGTACCCTGTGTAGATTCCAGAGGGATCCCCATCACCCTGGCCTCCTATATTTAGATTTGGCCGGAATTTAGCACTTAAAAAGGATAGTAGACATAACAAATTGGAAATCTTTCAGTAACCCTTGAAAAATATCAAAAATTTCTCAATAGCACTTAGGTAAGAATACAGTCAAAAAAACGAATTTGATAGTGGAAGATGAGGATAATCCTAGTCAGACTTGAATTAAGTATTTTTGCTTTGTTGTTTATTCCATCGCTCTATTAATTGCTGTTGAGCACATCTTATTTCTGTTTCTGGTTGGCGCTGGATAAAGCTGCCATCACTTTGCATAACCCATGCTTCTCGATTGTCGTTGAAATAAAGACTTAGGAGTTCTTCTAGTTCTTTGCTTAATTTGGGTGAGTGAATTGGTGTGACTGCTTCAACGCGTCTGTCTAAGTTTCGCCTCATCCAGTCGGCACTTCCTAGATAAGCTTCTGGTTTGCCATTATTGGCAAACCAGAAAATTCTTGAATGCTCTAGAAATCTTCCAATAATGCTTATGACTTTAATATTTTCGCTGATTTCTTTGCGACCTGGATATAGACAACACATTCCTCTGACAATTAGGTCGATTTTTACTCCTGTGCTTGATGCTTCATATAGAAGATTAATAATATTTGGATCTACTAGTGAATTCATTTTTGCCTTTATATGAGCATTTTTTCCGTTTTTCGCGTGTTTAATTTCTCTGCGTATTAGAGATTCGAATCTTTCCCTCAATGTTACTGGTGCTACTAATAATTTTCTATAGGATTGTTGTTTTGAAAAACCAGTTAAATAGTTAAATAACTCCACTAAATCCTGTCCTAACTCTGGCTGTGCAGATAATAAACTTAGATCTGTATAAAGTTTAGATGTTTTTGAATTATAATTTCCTGTTCCAATATGGAAATAACTTCTTAGTCGCTCTTTTTCTTTTCTTACTACTAAAGCAATTTTTGTGTGTGTTTTCAATCCAACAACACCATAGACAACGTGTACTCCTGATTGTTCAAGATGTTTAGCCCATTGAATATTATTATCTTCATCAAATCGTGCCTTTAATTCAACTAAGGCCATTACTTGCTTGCCGTTTTCAGCTGCACGTATTAGCGCGGCAATGATGGGAGAATCTTTGGAGATTCTGTATAGTGTCATCTTGATCCCCATTACCATCGGATCATCAGCTGCTTGATTTATGAATTCTTCTACTGAAGTTGTAAAAAGATCATATGGATGGTGGAGAAGTAAATCTTCTCTGCGAATTATTGAGAAGATACTTTTGAATTCTTCTTTTTTGATGGATCCATCTTCTAATAATCCTCTTTGACTATTTTGGAGTGATTTATGAGTTACGCCTTGATGAGATTCAATTTTGAGATTAGGAAGATTGATTTTTGTCAAACTAAATAGTTCATCTAGTCCTAAGAAGCCCTGAACCTGATATAGGTCTTCTGCATTGACAGCCATCCCTTCCATTAGCAAATTCAAAATTATCTTTGGCATTTTCTCGGATACTTCAAGCCTTACTACCTCACCTCCTATCCGTCGTTTTTGAAGGCCTTGTTCAAGAGCACTCATAAGGTCATCGGCTTCAATGTCTCTTAGCTCCAGGTCGGCATCTCTTGTGACTCGAAAAAAGTAGTGCTCTTCAATTTTCATGCCAGGAAAAAGCATGTTTAAATTAAATCCAACTACTTGCTCTATTGGTATACAGATATGAATTGGCTTTGGCTCTATTTCACTGAATTCGGTAGGAATAGATATAAAGCGGTCCATAGTTTTTTGCGGTATTTTTACTCTGGCAAATTGCCGTTGATTTGTTTCAGGATCTATTATCATTGCAGCAACATTTAGGCTTAGATTGCTTACAAATGGGAAGGGATGTGCAGGATCAACAGCTAGTGGAGTGAGAACTGGGAAAATAGCTGTTTGGAAATAGTTGTTAATCCATAGTTTTTGGCGAGAATTGAGTTCTTCATAATCGAGCAGCTGAACATTTTTTTTAAAAAGGTTGCTTTTTAAATGCTTAACATAGTGAGTTTGTTGCTTTTTTAGTAAGGGCGTTAGTACACATCTAATATCTTTAAGTTGTTGTTCAGGCGTTTTTCCATCTTCGCTTTTTTTGGTTATGCCAGCTTCTACTTGTGTTTTTAGAGAGGCTACACGAACCATAAAAAATTCATCGAGGTTGTTACTGAAGATCGCACTAAATTTTGCTTGCTCTAGTAGCGGTGTTCGTTCATCAAGCGCTTGTGCAAGAACTCTTTTGTTGAATTCGATCCAGCTCAATTCTCGATTGATGTAAGTGGTTTGTTTTTTGATATTTTTAGTCATTGATTAACATGTGTTTTCGTATTAGGGGTGCTTAGAAAGTTATTTAGCATGCACTAAGAAGTGTGTGGGTGCGATCTTTTAATTAGATATTGGTTGCTTTTTGTTTCTAGGTAATGCATTACCTGAGACCAAAGCAATCACAATTATTAAAAGACAAGTTGTGCCATAGAACGGACTTCTTTGCCCTAAAAGGTCATAGCAAATACCTGCTGCACTTGCACCTAGAAAAGTACCCAAACTTTGTAGCCCTTGAAGACTCCCAAGCACAGCTCCTTGACCTGTTGCATTTAATCGTCTTGATATTAGTGCGCGTAAACAAGGTGTGACTAAGCCAGTTCCAATCGCTAAAACGCCGACAGCGTTGAAAACCATTGGAATTGAATTTTCTGTGTTAGCAAGAGTTAAAAGAATGCAGCCTGCAATAACGAATCCTATCCCTGTCAATGTGAGACGCCATTCTCCGAAACGCTTCACCAGTGGGCCAATCAATCCTCCTTGCACGACCATTGCGACAACCCCAACTATGACAAAAGCTTGGCTGGATTGTTGAGGCGTCCAACTAAAGGCCTCTTTGAGATAAAGGACTAAAACAGCTGTGAAGCCATTGAAGGCCATGAAAAAAACAAAGAATGCTACACATAGTCGTCTTGATAAGGGGTTGATGAAGACAAGACGGAGTTGAGTAAATGGATTGAGTTCTCTTTTGCGTATGAAGGAGTTACGTGCCTTTTTAGGAAGGGTTTCGGGCAGTATCCATATGACTAAAAACAAGTTTATTAGGGCAAATAGTGTTGCTGCCCAAACAGGCAGCGTGACACTAAATCTTGCGAGAGCTGTGCCTAGACCAGGTCCAAGTACGAATCCCAGGCCAAAGGCAACACCTATGAGACCGAAAGTTTTTGCACGGTTTTCGGGCGTGGAGATGTCCGCCAAGACGGCCGTAGCAGTAGCTGCAGTTCCTCCACTAGCTCCATCGATGACTCTTGCAATAAAAAGGAGTAATAGCGGTAGGCCAGTCCCCCAAATTGGTAAGAAATTATTCCAGTTGAGGCTGACTGTTACCGCAAATAGAAACAGTCCTATTACCGAACCGGATACGCAAGTGATAATTACTGGTTTTCTACCAAAGCGATCACTCAGAGCACCTATTAAAGGTGCTACTGCGAATTGCGAAATCGCGTAAGTTCCTGCTAAAAGGCCAAGTGTGCTTCCATTAGTAGTAAATCGTTCCAACAGAAATGGAAGCAAGGGAAAGACGATTGTTTCTCCTAGCCTGTCATTTAATAGTGTTATGAAAGCACTAAGAAGAGTAGGAACCTTGGGCAAGTGCACAGATGTAAGTTTCTGGATTCATTTCACCATCCCACACAGCTTGTTAATTGACGTGCTGAGGTTGTAATCAGATGCTGATCAAGTATGAATTGCACCCACTTCGAGCTTCTGAACATGAAGTTGTTAGGGAAGTGTATTCAGATGCAATTGAATCTCAAGGGGATCGTTTTTATACAAAAAGGCAAATTCAGGCCTGGTCTGGCTTGGCTTGGTTGCCAGGTTTTCTGGATAGATCACTGGAGGAAGGAAGAGGTTGGGTTAGTGTTGAGCAACAGCAACTGGAAGCATTTGCTGTGAGATATCCTTTAAACCGGTTGGCACTACTCTACTGTCGTGGTCGATCTGCTCGCAGAGGTCATGCAAATGCTTTGTTAGATCGATTGGAATTAGAAGCTAGGGAAGAAGGTCAAACTGAATTACTAACTGAAGCAAGTTTTTTGAGTTATCCATTGTTATTACGACGTGGCTGGAAACTCATATCTCCTGAAGCTCTAGAGATAGGTGGGGTGAGTTTTGATCGGTATCGTATGAAAAAAAAGCTTTGAATTAAGGGCTATTTCTCGGCCTTTCTCAATACGTTGATTTTTTTTCTCCATGAAATTAATTCTTCGAGAGTTTGTTTTGCTAATCCTTTTCTCATAATGATATCTGCCTTATTTAGTCCTGCTTCAAGACTTTTTGCTTGGCCTGCCAACCATAAGTAGACCCCTGCATTCCAATGAACTGCTGTTTGGAAAGGGCCTTTATTTTCAAGTGCTTGTATGGCTAACTTGCGCCATTCATCTAGATTGCTCCATTCAATATCTTGACCAGAACAATCGTGATCATTTGCATGAAGGATTGTTCGTTTGAATTGATTGTGTGTGATACGCCCTGTTATGCATGCACGACTTATTGGAAGATCTATTCCACCTTCAAGGCCTTTAATTGAAATGAGATCTTTTTCTCCAATAAGCGCAAGAGCTTTGTAGGCTCTTGCTTCGGTGGGAGGATGAACAAATCCACTTACAAGTAAATGTTCTCCTTTGTGAGCGGTCCATATGAGCTCCATGCTTGCTAATGGAGGTCGTTTGCCAAGCTCTTCTCGATAATCAATGAGACTATCTGCTAAAGGGAAGTGATCTGGTTGATGAATTAGTGCCAGTCCATTTTCATCAAAGCAAGTTTGTAATTCTTGAATTGATAGTCCTGTTAATTGAAGGCCCAGCACTTCAAATAGTTCAGCTGTAGTGAGTCCAAATTTGATAGGCATACGCTTTCCACCCTGTAATACGACTGGTTGTTTTGCACTTAAAAGCACTAGTGTTGTTAAGGGATAGATGGGTACTGTTCGGTTGCGTCCATCGAAAGGCATGCCAAAGCATATGGGCCGAGTCTGTTTTTCCTTTGACGTTAGTTTTGGTCCTAATTCTGAGTAGGCATCTATCATTCCAGCGAGTTCTTGTGCTTCCGGTCGTCGAATACGATGCGCAATCATGAATGCTCCGATTTGAGCAGGAGTGGCCTGCCCCTGAAGAATTATTTTTAGAGCCTCTGCAGACTCTTCACGGCTCAACCCACGACTCGTATGTTCTCCACTACCAATTTTGCGGAGAAAGGTTTTAAATTCCTCTTTGCGTTCAAACACTTTGGGATGATGTTTTTAGGAAATCGTTCTTCAGTTCCTATTGCCGTTGTAGTAGTAGTTGCTACGAATCTTTGATTTGATGTGTGAATCAAAAAATCTGAAGATTCATATGACCTCTACAAAAAAGGACTTATTGACATTTTAATTGTTTTGAAAATGATCATTACGAAGGCCGATTATCCTCCTTTTGGTCCATTGAGATTGGCTGCGAATTGTTTTGTTATGCAGTTATGTGTGTAGAACCATTTCCTTGGATACCTAGAGGTTTTAAATAGATGGAAATTGGTTTCAAATGGATTCCCTGTCTTGGCGCATGGTCAGTATGGTTTTCCATGGTTCAAGCTTTAGTAAGACAGGAGCTGCAATTGCAATTTTCAGCAATGCCGAATGAACTGGTCCATTGGGTATAAGCTAATCGCTTTTTCACTAACTACTTTTGCTAAAAAATTTGGGCTTTCTCACCTTTTCTTTGCATTGATCTTTTTCTACTGACATGCTTTGTGCACACTGCGAGAAATATGATATTTCCTGGGCATTTATTCAATTTGCCTTGGATTCAAAGAACTGTTGAAACTGCTTCTATGACTGAGGATAAATATGGAACTGTGTATCTCGTGGGGGGAGGCCCTGGTGACCCTGACTTGTTGACAGTTAAGGCGCAACGTTTGTTAGGGCAATGTGATGCTCTTGTTTACGACTCTTTAGTGCCTCAGGAATTACTTGAATTGGTTTCAAAGTCTTGTCAACTATATTTTGTTGGGAAGCGACGAGGCCATCATTCCATCCCTCAGTCGAAAATTAATTCTGTTCTCCGTGAAATGGCTCGCACCTATTCTTGTGTAGTTCGTCTTAAGGGTGGGGATCCTTTTTTATTTGGAAGGGGAGCAGAAGAAGCAGCTTATTTAGAATCTCATGGAGTCCCTGTAGAAGTTGTTCCTGGTGTTACGGCTGGAATTGCGGTGCCTGCATATGCAGGAATTCCTGTTACTCATAGACGCGCGGGTTCTTCTGTCACTTTTGTTACGGGACATGAGGGCATTGATAAAATTCGGCCTTTTGTAAATTGGCGGGCCCTTGCTTTGGCGAGTGATGGACTGGTTATTTATATGGGTCTACATAATCTTCAATACATCGTTGATGAATTGATCGCAGGTGGATTGAATCCATCCACAACATCAGCCGTTATTCAGCAGGGCACAGTGATTGGACAGAGATGTTTAAAAGCTCCATTGCATGATCTTGTTGGAGAAGTAAAAAGACTGGAATTTGCTTCCCCTTCGATTGTGATGATTGGTCCATATATAGATTTTCAAGTGGCAACATCTGCTCCCCAACCAGCTAATGTCACGATGCCAATAACATTTTGATTGGCTTGATCACAAAAGCTTGATCTCTAATAAAGATAGCCAAAATGCTTTTGGATTAGCATTCATAGTTAGATATTGATTATTTAATTTTTTAATAGCTCTACAGCTAAGACTATTAATTAGTAGCCATTCATCTTTTGGAAAAGGTTGTGCATTAATTGTCTCTTCTTTGATTATTCCAGCATCTAAACCTTGTTGCCTCATAACTCCCGCTAAACACCCACTTTTTAAGGGTGGTGTTAGCCATTGATTGTTACGCTTGACTAAAAGATTAGATGTTGTCCCACAAGATATCTCGCCGCTATTACTGAGTAATAAAGCATCGTCATAACCCGCAATATTTGCTTCTGATTTTGCTTGGATTGCTTGACCATAAGCAAATGTTTTGCATCTACTGATTTGACTATTGGCATTACGCATCTCATTACGACTAATAATCGTCGATATGCATTCGAACTGTGGTTCGCCATCATTGATTTCGAGCCAAAAACGATGACTTGACGCTTCGTTTTTATCTGTAGATATTTTGATATTTCGAGAATAATTGTCCCCTCTAGTCCAATTAAGTCGTAGTACACCATTTCTGTTGTTCAACGATAGTCGTTGTATTGCCTCATCAATCAGAGGTCTCAACCACTCTTCTGAAGGAGGTGATGCCATCCTTAATATTGATGCACTACGCTTCCAGCGATTGAGGTGATTGGTAAGCAATTGAACTTTGCCTTTGTAAATTAAAAGGGTTTCAAAAATTCCATCTCCGAGGGTTAAGCCTCGGTCACAGATTGGAATGGCCAGTTCGCTTGCATTGCCCCATACACCGTTGATCCAGGCGATGTTGTTATTTAGGTTATGGTTCATTGTAATGCCTCTAATAGGGGCATTAATTTCCATTTAAGCTCCTGAGATTCGTCAATTGGGTCAGAATCAGCAACAATTCCACAGCCAGCATTAGCTCGTAGTGTTTTGTTTTTCATCATTATGGAGCGAATAAGAATATTGCTATCGAAAGTGCCGTCCCAGTCGATATGCAATATTGAACCGCAATATGGACCTCTCGCTGTTGGTTCAAGCTCATGTAGACGTTGGCAGGCTCGTAGTTTAGGTGCACCACTAATAGAGCCTCCTGGCCAAGCAGCTTCTATTAAATCTATCCAAGTTTTATTCGGCTCTAAGTCCCCGTGGATTACTGAAGTAAGATGATGAACTTGCGAGTAACTTTCTAATCCTACTAATTGGGGAACACATATTGATCCTGGTTTGCACACTCTTCCTAGATCGTTTCGTAGCAGGTCGACGATCATTACATTCTCTGCTCTGTCCTTAGGACTGCATACAAGCTCCATGGCCATAGCCGCATCTTTATTGCGTTCAGAATGCCGTGGTCTAGTGCCTTTGATTGGCCTTGTTTCGACTTTACCTGTTGGCTCTACTTTCAGAAAACGTTCTGGTGAAGAGGAGATGATAGCTTCATTTCTTGCTGCTCCTGCACCTATTACAACACCTCCAAAGGGTGATGGAGACTTTTTTCGGAGCCGTTGAAAAAGATCAATAGCATTTATTTTTTTTGTTAATGAGGTAGTGCAGCAGGCTGTAAGATTTGCCTGAAAAATGTCTCCACGAGCTATTAAGTCTTTTATAAGATTGACATTGCGGGAATATTCATCTTCTTTTGTAAGCCATATCCATGCATCAATGGGAATTCCATATAACTCCTTTATTTGTGATTCTTTAGCATCTTCTTGATGCATGGAAACTTGTTCTAACCAGGTTGCAAACTTTTGGTACCGATCTTTGTTGTGGCCTTCGAGCCAGAGTTGTTGTTTGTGAACATCAAATCTCAATATAGGATCATGAGATGCAATCCATAAAGTTGCCATTTCATCAGATTTCCATGGATTGCATGGCTCTATCCATGCACCTGCTTCGTAGCCAAGCCAACCAGTCCAGTGACCTGGTGTTAAGTTTCTGAGCACTTCAAAAGGATTGACTGCTTTTTTGTCTCCAGGTATTCCATGACAGGTGGCCTGTGCAATTGGATTTGCGGCTAGCGTTATCCATCTACCCATTTGACTTCCGTCACCATCTAGCCATATAAAGCCAGCTTCTCCCCATTGGTTGATTAATTTCTGAGCTAATAGCTCAGGTGGTTGCCAACGATATTGTTGTCGCTTTGGAATTATCACAATTGGCTATTGCTACATAGGTCTATACGTCCTGCTTTTTTTAATGCTTCATCTCGAATACGACAGCTATCACATTGACCACAGGCTTGTTTTTGTCCTTTATAACAGCTCCATGTTCTCTCGATTGGTATTTTCAATCTCAAAGCTTCTTCCACAATTTGTATTTTTTCCCAATGGATAAGTGGAGCCCATAGTTCTGTTCCATGGCCTTCGCGAGCAGCTTTACTGGAGAGATTGGCAAGTTTTTGGTATGCTAAAAGATAATCAGCACGACAATCAGGATAACCTGAGTAATCCATAGCATTGATTCCTAGTATGAGTTGATTAGCTCCACGGGCTTCTGCAAAGCTCAGTCCAATAGCTATAAAAACAGTATTTCTGCCAGGGACATAGGTGTTTGGTATTACTCCTTTCATTACTCCTTTAATGGGTATTGATTGCTTTACATCTGTTAGAGAAGAGCCGCCCCAAGCTGCCAAGTTGATATCGATGGTTTGATGCTCATGCAGTTCCAAGTAATTAGCTATATAAGCTGCAGCTTCTAATTCACGATGATGCCTTTGTCCATAATTGAACGATAGACCTATGACGTTTTGGCCTGCTTCTTTGGCTATTGCAGCAGCTGTTGCAGAATCTAAACCTCCTGAAAGAAGGGCAATAGATGTATTGTTTCTCATCTGTCTAAATACGTTGATTTAGCGTATTTTGAGCCATTTGTGGGTTTGCATGCTAAGTCTCCATTGAGGATTGCTTTTGACGTATTCAAAAGCCAAGGTTAAGCCTTGCTCATTATTCCATCCTGGTTGAAGAAATAATAAAGGTCCTTTCATTTTTTTGGTTTGTTTGGCGATATGTTCGGCAAAGACTAAATCCTCTTTGTCATGTATGACTACTTTTAACTCTTGACATGCTTTTATCAGTGCTATCCGGGGAGGAGCATGTCGTTTTGGAGATAGTGTTATCCAGTTAGGGCTACCGCTTAGTGGATCCACTCCACTAGTTTCTAAATGAATGGGTAAAGCCATTTGGTTTTTGGTGGCTGTGGCTTTTCTGATTGAATCGCAAAGGGGTTCTAGATTGTGATGCAATGGTTCTCCTCCAGTAATCACTACAAAAGACGCTCCTTCTGATCTTGCCTTTATTGTCTCTTCTGATAGTTGGATGATGCTTTCTTCTTGAGAAACATGCTTTGACCACGAGTTTTTAGTATCACACCAGGAACATTGCACGTTGCAACTTGCAAGCCTAATAAAAAAGGCACTTCGACCAGAGTGTGCTCCTTCTCCTTGCAAGGAATGGAATCGCTCCACAACCGGTAGTGTGGATGACATTAAGATTGCTTGGGTAACACTTTCTCTACCGCAGATTTTGTTTGCTGTATTGCTTCATTAGGTGAACCAGGAAGACGTAATTGAGCTGCTTGAATTAACCCTTTAAATAGAGGATGAGGTTTTCCAGGGCGTGATAAGAATTCAGGATGGTATTGGCATGCTGTGAAGAAGGGATGTCCTTTTAGCTCGATAAGCTCTACAAGACGACCATCTGGCGACGTACCGCTTATGGAATATCCAGATTCAATAAATAGATTTCGATATGAGTTATTGAATTCATAGCGATGTCGATGACGTTCATAAACGACTTGCTCGCCATAAAGTTTTTGCACCATTGTGTCCAACTTCAGTCGGCAAGGATAGACCCCTAGCCTCATTGTTCCACCTAGATCCACTACGTCTTGTTGTTCAGGAAGTAAATGAATAACTGGATGCTCTGTGTTTGGATCAAGTTCAGAGCTAGTTGCGCCGATGAGGCCCGCTTGATTGCGAGCCCATTCAATGACGGCGCATTGCATTCCTAAGCACAGTCCAAGGAATGGAATACGTTGCTCCCTTGCCCATCTGATTGATGTGATTTTGCCATCTACTCCACGATTTCCAAATCCACCGGGAACTACAACAGCATCCATGCTCTTCAGAAGTCTTTCTGGTCCTTCAGTCTCGATTTTCTCTGCAGAAACCCAGTGAAGATCTAGAGAGGCATCTTGTGCAATACAGGCATGGCGGAGTGCCTCGACTACCGAAAGGTAGGCGTCGTTTAACTGAACATATTTACCAACCAAGGCTACTTTCACTGCAGGTCCAGGGTGACGAAGCTTGTGAACTATGTCTGCCCAATTTTGCAAATCACATTCATGATCTTTCAAATCAAGCACTTCCAGTATTTCTCGACATAGACCTTCTTCTTTGAGAGCCAGAGGAACTGAATAGATACTGTCTGCATCTAATGAAGGGATTACGGCTCGGTCTTTAACCCCACAAAAGCCGCTGATTTTTTTTCGTAATTCATTATTTATTGGTCTATCACTACGACATACCAATAAGTCTGGTTGTATCCCGATAGAGCGCAACTCCTTTACTGAGTGTTGCGTAGGTTTGGTTTTTAATTCACCAGATGTGCCAATAAATGGCAAAAGTGTTACGTGAATATAAGCAATATCATTTCGCCCTACATCACCTCTGAATTCACGAATTGCTTCTAGAAAGGGTAGTGATTCAATATCACCAACAGTTCCCCCTATCTCAGTTATTACAACATCAGCTGCACTATTAGCAGCTACTCGATGAATTCGCTCACGAATTTCACCAGTAATGTGGGGGATGACTTGGACGGTCCCTCCTTCGTAGTCTCCTCGTCTTTCTTTATTAATGACGGATTGGTATATCGATCCAGTTGTCACACTGTTCAATCGAGACATTGCTGTGTCAGTAAAACGTTCGTAATGACCTAGATCTAAGTCTGTTTCGGCGCCATCTTCGGTTACGAATACTTCTCCATGTTGAAAGGGACTCATTGTCCCTGGGTCTACATTTAGATAAGGATCAAGTTTTAAGATTGATACGTTGTAGCCGCGTGATTTTAGAAGCCGGCCAAGGCTTGCTGCAACGATTCCTTTGCCGATGCTTGAAACAACTCCACCGGTTACGAAGACAAACTTTGCCATTTACTTCTAAGTGACTCTTTAAAGTACCTCCTAGATCTATTAGACCAAAAAAATTAAAAGGTTTCTTTGTGACTGGTCAATTTTCTCCATAATTCCCAAGTGCCATTTATTCCTAGAGATGTAATACTTTGTTTGGTTTCCATTTTAAAGATCAGGTCTGATTGCAGTATTGATTGAGTTATGTATGTGAGTTATCTCTTTTTATCTGCTTTCTTAAGTGTTTTTACTCCTTTCTTGAGTGGATGGATTATTTAGTTTTTGCATTTTTATTCGGGATCTATCCAAGTGCTAGCAACATGAAGTTCTTTGAGTTGATTGTCTTTTGCCGCTCCTGGAGCTTCTGTCATTAAGCAACGAGCTTGTTGAGTTTTTGGGAATGCGATTGTGTCTCGAATTGATTCTTCACCAGCAAGTAACATGACAATTCTGTCTAGGCCAAACGCTAGTCCACCATGGGGGGGAGCACCCATGGTGAGAGCTTCCATCAAAAAGCCGAACTGTTTTTTTGCTTCATTTTCAGGTAGTCCGATTGTCTTTAAGACTTGATTTTGTAGTTCTGGGTCATGGATTCTCAGTGACCCTCCACCAATTTCCAGGCCATTTAAAACGAGGTCATAAGCTTGTGCACGAGCTTTAGGGAGTTTTTCTTTCCATTCGTGCTTCTGACCTAAATCTTTTTGATGTGGCGCACAAAAGGGGTGATGTAATGCTTCAAGGCGTTTTTCTTCAGTATTAAATTCAAACATAGGGAAATCAATTACCCAAAGAAAATTCGGATATTGCTTATTCTTTTCTTGATTAATCAGCTTGAGTTCATTTGCGATAAATTGTCTGACTCGATCAAGGGCTTTGTTGACTATTTCAGTTTTTCCAGCACCAAATAAAATAAGATCTCCTTCTTCAGCACCAGTCTTTTTGAGAAGAGCTTGTTTTTGCTCAGCGCTGATATTGTCCTTTATTGCTCCAATAGTATCAATTGCACCTTCTTGCCGTACTTTTATAAAAGCAAGGCCACCTGCACCGGCTTTTTGGGCTTCACTGAAAACATCTCCCCCTGGTTTAATACGTACGTTACTAAGACTATTGTTTCCATTTTTAACAGTGATGCATTTCACTGAGCCTCCTGCAGCGACCGCTCCAGAGAAAACTTTGAATCCGATTTCTCTAACAATTTCATTAACCTCAATTAATTCCATTCCATAGCGAGTATCTGGCCTATCTGTTCCATAACGTGCCATTGATTCATGCCATGTCAGTCTTGGAAAAGGGAGGCTTAGATTGATTCCTTTGACTTCTTTCCATATTGCTGCGATTAGCTTTTC comes from Prochlorococcus sp. MIT 1307 and encodes:
- a CDS encoding MFS transporter → MHLPKVPTLLSAFITLLNDRLGETIVFPLLPFLLERFTTNGSTLGLLAGTYAISQFAVAPLIGALSDRFGRKPVIITCVSGSVIGLFLFAVTVSLNWNNFLPIWGTGLPLLLLFIARVIDGASGGTAATATAVLADISTPENRAKTFGLIGVAFGLGFVLGPGLGTALARFSVTLPVWAATLFALINLFLVIWILPETLPKKARNSFIRKRELNPFTQLRLVFINPLSRRLCVAFFVFFMAFNGFTAVLVLYLKEAFSWTPQQSSQAFVIVGVVAMVVQGGLIGPLVKRFGEWRLTLTGIGFVIAGCILLTLANTENSIPMVFNAVGVLAIGTGLVTPCLRALISRRLNATGQGAVLGSLQGLQSLGTFLGASAAGICYDLLGQRSPFYGTTCLLIIVIALVSGNALPRNKKQPISN
- a CDS encoding GNAT family N-acetyltransferase produces the protein MLIKYELHPLRASEHEVVREVYSDAIESQGDRFYTKRQIQAWSGLAWLPGFLDRSLEEGRGWVSVEQQQLEAFAVRYPLNRLALLYCRGRSARRGHANALLDRLELEAREEGQTELLTEASFLSYPLLLRRGWKLISPEALEIGGVSFDRYRMKKKL
- a CDS encoding RpoD/SigA family RNA polymerase sigma factor; this translates as MGIPLESTQGTSSAQSPEAVLPSTKKQRGEKSNRRGNGSRNHQRTGGRLGTDAIGFYLSSIGRVPLLTPAEEIELAHHVQKMKKLLEVPLEEQNPRQRHQIRMGKRARDRMMAANLRLVVSVAKKYQNQGLELLDLVQEGAIGLERAVDKFDPAMGYKFSTYAYWWIRQGMTRAIDNSARTIRLPIHISEKLSKMRRISRELSHRFGRQPNRLELAHAMGIEPQDLEDLVAQSAPCASLDAHARGEEDRSTLGELIPDPSCGEPMEGMDRSIQKEHLGGWLSQLNEREQKILRLRFGLDGEEPLTLAEIGRQINVSRERVRQLEAKAILKLRVMTNHQQAA
- the ppk1 gene encoding polyphosphate kinase 1, whose product is MTKNIKKQTTYINRELSWIEFNKRVLAQALDERTPLLEQAKFSAIFSNNLDEFFMVRVASLKTQVEAGITKKSEDGKTPEQQLKDIRCVLTPLLKKQQTHYVKHLKSNLFKKNVQLLDYEELNSRQKLWINNYFQTAIFPVLTPLAVDPAHPFPFVSNLSLNVAAMIIDPETNQRQFARVKIPQKTMDRFISIPTEFSEIEPKPIHICIPIEQVVGFNLNMLFPGMKIEEHYFFRVTRDADLELRDIEADDLMSALEQGLQKRRIGGEVVRLEVSEKMPKIILNLLMEGMAVNAEDLYQVQGFLGLDELFSLTKINLPNLKIESHQGVTHKSLQNSQRGLLEDGSIKKEEFKSIFSIIRREDLLLHHPYDLFTTSVEEFINQAADDPMVMGIKMTLYRISKDSPIIAALIRAAENGKQVMALVELKARFDEDNNIQWAKHLEQSGVHVVYGVVGLKTHTKIALVVRKEKERLRSYFHIGTGNYNSKTSKLYTDLSLLSAQPELGQDLVELFNYLTGFSKQQSYRKLLVAPVTLRERFESLIRREIKHAKNGKNAHIKAKMNSLVDPNIINLLYEASSTGVKIDLIVRGMCCLYPGRKEISENIKVISIIGRFLEHSRIFWFANNGKPEAYLGSADWMRRNLDRRVEAVTPIHSPKLSKELEELLSLYFNDNREAWVMQSDGSFIQRQPETEIRCAQQQLIERWNKQQSKNT